A part of Crassostrea angulata isolate pt1a10 chromosome 5, ASM2561291v2, whole genome shotgun sequence genomic DNA contains:
- the LOC128185608 gene encoding uncharacterized protein LOC128185608, with product MADSSEAERANPDTVPAQNQGDGDVTDSEDSLMIDSDGEQPSSRGPEARFQRPPGTSYDHSSLDQYDMRLHMENKNTQRKTDTDIRIVISYLRSVDESRNPEDIPGAELDRYLSTFFTIVKKHDGNEYEPASLRGMLCSVERYLKMKNYRTSVTRDPAFSCTRHALKYKQQKLREIGKGVKKPNEPIVKLGFDRVHQLFSEQEMGPNTPMSVINTLCFVIIVHFRLRKAIDHKNLLWGDIKLKTDSKGNEYIIYQPISVSNHNFKSIRTTDGKLCIWSKPELKDRDPVSIYKLYSQKRPPSMQHDNSPFYLGITTMNPTPMQSWYRTCAMGVNKLSDLVRMIRSITGLPRTTLDGSTENILSANFSIPSGNDRLPYSYKPITPVPNFTPIFKQKAESSEESTEGVGLMGNTEEADDESRSMCFSESPLSVSDSEHLSSSYRARNQTKGDQSSLTPLQQAKKAICDVIQTLEETDAKEIGKWLKQSSFWENDNFNDSQESRKEDTCEGETTTQITLSLTFNPRAKNGEEPIKISSVVTNQKPKNIETKDNKNDSLPSMRKRESTSLDDVTDRETSPSPQKRNKVTTPNPVNLTNENPTNVMTSGDDSPRSFKKSTDKDGLVAQISENMTSTGADILPSFSSSYNTVPHAHMAPAQRPSFFGSHDPNWSSSLTYPSLYHRGGMESVTPMTAHCSYTQYQFAQSLHSANPCQFPQNNM from the exons ATGGCTGACAGTTCGGAAGCGGAGAGAGCCAACCCAGACACAGTCCCGGCCCAAAACCAGGGGGATGGTGACGTAACAGACAGCGAAGATTCTCTAATGATAGACAGCGACGGGGAGCAGCCAAGCAGCCGTGGCCCTGAGGCCAGATTCCAGCGACCCCCGGGGACCAGTTATGACCATTCCTCTCTTGACCAATACGACATGAGACTGcatatggaaaataaaaacacccAGAGAAAAACGGACACAGATATCCGCATTGTCATCAGTTACTTGCGGTCAGTGGACGAGAGTCGAAATCCCGAGGACATCCCGGGCGCCGAGCTTGACCGATATCTGTCCACGTTTTTTACGATCGTAAAGAAACACGACGGGAATGAATACGAGCCAGCGAGCCTGCGCGGGATGCTTTGTAGCGTTGAACGTTACCTGAAAATGAAGAACTACCGAACGTCCGTGACCAGGGACCCTGCCTTCTCGTGCACCAGGCACGCCCTGAAGTACAAGCAACAGAAACTCCGGGAGATCGGCAAGGGCGTAAAGAAACCAAACGAGCCAATCGTCAAGCTGGGGTTCGATAGGGTACACCAGTTATTCTCTGAGCAAGAAATGGGACCGAACACTCCGATGTCAGTCATAAACACTCTGTGTTTCGTCATCATAGTTCACTTCCGGTTACGCAAAGCCATCGATCATAAAAATTTACTGTGGGGTGATATAAAACTCAAAACTGATTCTAAAGGGAATgaatatatcatatatcaacCAATATCGGTATCAAATCATAACTTTAAGTCTATCAGAACAACTGACGGTAAGCTCTGTATCTGGAGCAAACCCGAACTCAAAGACAGAGACCCGGTGAGTATTTATAAATTGTACTCCCAGAAGAGGCCTCCCAGCATGCAGCACGACAATTCACCATTCTACTTAGGAATCACTACCATGAATCCAACCCCTATGCAGTCTTGGTACCGGACCTGCGCCATGGGAGTTAATAAATTAAGCGATCTAGTGCGCATGATCCGAAGCATCACAGGACTTCCGCGTACCACACTCGATGGATCCACCGAGAACATTCTTTCCGCCAACTTCTCCATTCCGTCCGGAAATGATCGGCTGCCATATTCCTACAAACCAATCACCCCCGTGCCGAACTTCACGCCCATCTTTAAGCAGAAGGCGGAGTCGTCTGAAGAGTCGACGGAAGGAGTGGGCCTGATGGGAAATACAGAGGAAGCAGACGACGAGTCCCGCTCTATGTGCTTTTCAGAGAGTCCCCTCTCTGTGTCCGACAGTGAGCATCTGTCGTCCTCATACAGAGCCAGGAACCAGACAAAAG gCGATCAGTCAAGTCTGACACCGTTGCAACAGGCGAAGAAAGCAATTTGTGACGTAATTCAGACCTTAGAAGAGACAGACGCAAAAGAAATTGGGAAATGGTTGAAACAGTCTTCTTTTTgggaaaatgataacttta aCGACAGCCAAGAAAGTCGGAAAGAAGACACCTGTGAGGGAGAAACTACCACACAAATAACACTCAGTTTAACCTTTAACCCCCGCGCCAAAAACGGAGAAGAACCCATCAAAATTAGTTCGGTAGTTACAAATCAAAAGCCTAAAAACATTGAAACCAAGGATAACAAAAATGACAGTCTTCCAAGCATGCGCAAAAGAGAATCCACTTCGCTGGATGACGTCACAGACAGGGAAACCTCACCGTCTCCTCagaaaagaaataaagtaaCTACTCCGAACCCTGTCAACCTGACCAATGAAAATCCGACAAATGTCATGACGTCAGGTGATGACTCACCAAGATCATTCAAAAAGTCGACGGATAAAGATGGCTTGGTCGCGCAGATATCAGAGAACATGACTTCAACAGGTGCGGACATCTTGCCCAGCTTCTCGTCCAGCTACAACACGGTGCCTCACGCCCACATGGCACCCGCGCAACGCCCGTCATTCTTTGGGTCTCATGACCCTAACTGGTCCTCTTCCTTGACCTATCCCTCTCTGTATCACCGGGGTGGGATGGAGTCCGTGACCCCAATGACGGCCCACTGCAGCTATACCCAGTACCAGTTTGCGCAGTCTCTACATTCGGCTAACCCATGCCAGTTCCCACAAAACAATATGTAA
- the LOC128185609 gene encoding uncharacterized protein LOC128185609, with protein sequence MLFLPWRKEIDDLLGSHSSYESRFIQNKDIIFNNREAYALDKGVADIVEDNEMVLLNDNANVISALQHSEEIDLNIEDQMCLDHGCFNPETAGVSYDLGLDLGITRKQVEINDLVFNTMNDEEYRKLTCELNVKQKQFFYHILHSVKTDQLPLYCFLSGGAGVGKSVLTTCLYQSIVRYFSKKLADRPDEIKAVLCAPTGKAAFNIHGQTIHSLFCIPANQNLKYTPLDVQQLDNMRVKFRSLKVLFIDEISMVGNKMFNFINMRLQEIFSNNQPFGGISILAIGDLYQLKPVFDGWIFEDLVEGYGPVAQNLWCDLFKMFELTEKMRQKGDRDFAEILNRLREGVQTDNDMSVLKKRQKGLINKQTVDYGTIPHLFTTNAEVNSHNMEAYSNASSENKCHISAIDYVTGDVSNDVKQKILTQVSDDPNKTMGLVKDLYLVLDLPAEVCLNIDVVDGLTNGSPCLVKNFDFRVTNSMRCSIIWVKFENESVGAANRSKYSQYYTDSISKTWTPIFEVSKKISVGRYKACHVTRRQFPLRLACAKTIHKSQGSTMKHAVIDLGKRKQEHMHYVAMSRVRCLSDLHILKLNEDKISVSPKVVVEMARLREQASLSLCLPNLLQINSDMKIIYHNTRSLHKHFQDLKNDKNIMSADIIAVSESRLKITDKNDDYNLPGFQMFRLMVLKILV encoded by the coding sequence ATGTTGTTTTTACCATGGCGAAAAGAAATCGATGATTTGTTAGGAAGTCATTCAAGTTATGAAAGCAGATTTATTCAAAACAAAGACATCATCTTTAACAACAGGGAAGCTTATGCTCTTGACAAAGGTGTTGCTGATATTGTGGAAGACAATGAAATGGTTTTATTAAATGACAATGCCAATGTTATTTCAGCACTTCAGCATTCTGAAGAGATTGATTTGAATATTGAAGATCAGATGTGTTTGGACCATGGTTGCTTTAATCCAGAGACAGCAGGAGTTTCCTATGACTTGGGATTAGATTTGGGTATTACAAGAAAGCAAGTTGAAATAAATGACTTGGTTTTCAACACAATGAATGATGAAGAGTACAGGAAACTTACTTGTGAACTTAATGTAAAACagaaacagttcttttatcACATTTTACATAGTGTGAAGACTGATCAACTTCCATTGTATTGTTTTCTATCAGGAGGAGCTGGGGTAGGAAAGAGTGTTTTAACAACTTGCCTTTACCAAAGTATTGTCAGATACTTTTCCAAGAAACTAGCAGATAGACCCGATGAAATAAAAGCTGTTTTGTGTGCCCCAACAGGTAAAGCTGCATTTAATATCCATGGCCAGACAATTCACTCATTGTTTTGCATCCCTGCAAACCAAAATCTGAAGTATACACCCTTAGATGTACAGCAGTTGGACAACATGAGAGTTAAATTCCGTAGTTTGAAAGTACTATTTATAGATGAGATATCAATGGTTGGAAACAAAATGTTCAACTTCATCAATATGCGCCTTCaagaaattttttcaaataatcagCCTTTTGGTGGAATTAGCATATTAGCTATTGGTGATCTTTATCAATTAAAACCTGTATTTGATGGTTGGATCTTTGAAGATTTGGTTGAAGGCTATGGTCCAgttgcacaaaatttgtggtgTGACTTGttcaaaatgtttgaattaacaGAAAAAATGCGTCAAAAAGGGGATCGAGATTTTGCTGAAATCTTAAATAGACTGCGTGAAGGTGTCCAAACAGATAATGACATgagtgttttgaaaaaaagacaaaaaggCTTGATAAATAAGCAGACAGTTGACTATGGTACCATACCTCATTTATTTACTACAAATGCAGAAGTCAACAGCCACAATATGGAAGCTTATAGTAATGCTTCTTCTGAAAATAAGTGTCATATATCTGCAATAGATTATGTCACAGGGGATGTTTCAAATGatgtaaaacagaaaattttgaCTCAAGTCTCAGATGATCCTAACAAAACAATGGGTCTAGTAAAAGATCTCTACCTTGTTCTTGACCTACCTGCTGAAGTCTGTTTGAATATAGATGTAGTTGATGGGCTTACTAATGGATCACCATGTTTAGTGaaaaattttgatttccgaGTGACAAACTCTATGAGATGCAGTATCATATGGGTTAAGTTTGAAAACGAAAGTGTTGGTGCTGCAAACAGATCAAAATACTCTCAGTATTACACTGACTCTATTTCGAAAACTTGGACTCCTATATTTgaagtttcaaaaaaaatttcagtggGAAGGTACAAAGCCTGTCATGTAACAAGGCGTCAGTTTCCATTACGACTTGCTTGTGCAAAAACAATTCACAAATCTCAAGGTTCCACTATGAAACACGCAGTGATAGATTTAGGGAAAAGGAAACAGGAGCATATGCATTACGTTGCCATGAGTAGAGTGCGTTGTCTATCTGATTTGCATATCCTAAAATTAAATGAAGACAAGATATCAGTCTCCCCAAAAGTTGTTGTTGAAATGGCAAGACTTCGTGAGCAAGCTTCATTGTCCTTGTGTTTACCAAATCTATTGCAAATCAACTCTGACATGAAAATAATTTACCACAATACGAGGTCTCTTCACAAACACTTTCAAGacttgaaaaatgataaaaatatcatgtcTGCTGATATCATTGCAGTTTCTGAAAGCAGGTTAAAGATAACGGACAAAAATGATGATTATAATCTGCCAGGATTTCAAATGTTTAGATTGATGGTTCTGAAAATTTTGGTGTGA